The following proteins are encoded in a genomic region of Nicotiana sylvestris chromosome 4, ASM39365v2, whole genome shotgun sequence:
- the LOC104242393 gene encoding NAC domain-containing protein 2-like isoform X2, which yields MAAVELQLPPGFRFHPTDEELVMHYLCRKCASQPIAVPIIAEIDLYKYDPWDLPGLALYGEKEWYFFSPRDRKYPNGSRPNRAAGNGYWKATGADKPIGHPKPVGIKKALVFYAGKAPKGEKTNWIMHEYRLAHVDRSARNKNNSLRLDDWVLCRIYNKKGTMEKNQLNSRKMNVGMSPPATEVDVKPEILPLPISTRPSQVLSSEFTCEREVQSEPKLSDWEKTALDLQFNYMDAIPDVGDNGLLGSQFQGCYEMSPLQDIFMYLQKPF from the exons ATGGCAGCGGTGGAATTGCAATTGCCTCCTGGATTCCGATTCCATCCGACTGATGAAGAGCTTGTGATGCACTACCTATGTCGAAAATGTGCGTCGCAGCCGATTGCTGTCCCGATTATTGCTGAAATTGACCTGTACAAGTACGACCCATGGGATCTTCCAG GTTTGGCGTTATACGGGGAGAAAGAGTGGTATTTCTTTTCACCGCGAGATCGGAAATATCCGAACGGTTCACGGCCGAATCGAGCTGCGGGAAATGGATATTGGAAGGCGACGGGTGCAGATAAGCCGATTGGTCATCCGAAGCCTGTCGGAATTAAGAAAGCTCTGGTATTTTACGCAGGCAAAGCTCCAAAAGGAGAAAAGACGAATTGGATTATGCACGAATATCGGCTTGCTCATGTTGATCGATCTGCTCGTAACAAGAACAATAGCTTAAGG CTAGACGATTGGGTTTTATGCCGAATATACAATAAGAAGGGTACGATGGAGAAGAACCAATTGAATAGTCGAAAAATGAATGTCGGAATGTCGCCGCCGGCGACCGAGGTGGACGTGAAGCCAGAGATTCTGCCGTTGCCGATCTCGACAAGGCCGTCGCAG GTGCTGTCGTCGGAGTTCACGTGTGAGAGAGAAGTTCAGAGCGAGCCGAAATTGAGCGATTGGGAGAAAACTGCCCTGGACCTTCAGTTTAATTACATGGATGCCATCCCGGACGTCGGAGATAACGGCTTGCTAGGTTCTCAGTTCCAGGGCTGTTATGAAATGTCGCCGCTTCAGGATATATTCATGTACCTGCAAAAGCCGTTTTGA
- the LOC104242393 gene encoding NAC domain-containing protein 2-like isoform X1 → MAAVELQLPPGFRFHPTDEELVMHYLCRKCASQPIAVPIIAEIDLYKYDPWDLPGLALYGEKEWYFFSPRDRKYPNGSRPNRAAGNGYWKATGADKPIGHPKPVGIKKALVFYAGKAPKGEKTNWIMHEYRLAHVDRSARNKNNSLRLDDWVLCRIYNKKGTMEKNQLNSRKMNVGMSPPATEVDVKPEILPLPISTRPSQVYSDFIYFDSSDSLPKLHTDSSCSEQVLSSEFTCEREVQSEPKLSDWEKTALDLQFNYMDAIPDVGDNGLLGSQFQGCYEMSPLQDIFMYLQKPF, encoded by the exons ATGGCAGCGGTGGAATTGCAATTGCCTCCTGGATTCCGATTCCATCCGACTGATGAAGAGCTTGTGATGCACTACCTATGTCGAAAATGTGCGTCGCAGCCGATTGCTGTCCCGATTATTGCTGAAATTGACCTGTACAAGTACGACCCATGGGATCTTCCAG GTTTGGCGTTATACGGGGAGAAAGAGTGGTATTTCTTTTCACCGCGAGATCGGAAATATCCGAACGGTTCACGGCCGAATCGAGCTGCGGGAAATGGATATTGGAAGGCGACGGGTGCAGATAAGCCGATTGGTCATCCGAAGCCTGTCGGAATTAAGAAAGCTCTGGTATTTTACGCAGGCAAAGCTCCAAAAGGAGAAAAGACGAATTGGATTATGCACGAATATCGGCTTGCTCATGTTGATCGATCTGCTCGTAACAAGAACAATAGCTTAAGG CTAGACGATTGGGTTTTATGCCGAATATACAATAAGAAGGGTACGATGGAGAAGAACCAATTGAATAGTCGAAAAATGAATGTCGGAATGTCGCCGCCGGCGACCGAGGTGGACGTGAAGCCAGAGATTCTGCCGTTGCCGATCTCGACAAGGCCGTCGCAGGTTTACAGTGACTTTATATACTTCGATTCATCAGATTCTCTGCCGAAGCTTCACACTGATTCCAGCTGCTCGGAGCAGGTGCTGTCGTCGGAGTTCACGTGTGAGAGAGAAGTTCAGAGCGAGCCGAAATTGAGCGATTGGGAGAAAACTGCCCTGGACCTTCAGTTTAATTACATGGATGCCATCCCGGACGTCGGAGATAACGGCTTGCTAGGTTCTCAGTTCCAGGGCTGTTATGAAATGTCGCCGCTTCAGGATATATTCATGTACCTGCAAAAGCCGTTTTGA